In Kitasatospora sp. NA04385, a single genomic region encodes these proteins:
- a CDS encoding helix-turn-helix domain-containing protein: protein MTGTPDAIGALLGSGPRRAVPLPEPAERERLRVRYGLGKAETAQALGVSTGTLTAWEQGRRDPQGEGRAAYARLLEGIAAQLGPEEQPSAGPEFAPEAQEQAQAQAPAEVEAASAAVEAVAPPQQAVMLDQHPDGSLVMADAAPCVQCGQPSVYRAQGRPMHLGGFCRPPMPTAAAAPAPVAAPVLAPAPVLAPAPVLAPAPAVTPVPAPAVAQALVSGRPSASARRAGPAGGRARGPAEAEDWEQAAAARFPAGPLAVVEVAADGLGLVAYGADGVELPGERPAGRGLAGLLEWALAVRLGSPRLHRYGKDGDPLVVLTDTAAAELGLPPAGRDEKTQYVARLGRLPDTHKQVKALARDGWQLTRRGFGPWARIYREPEAGRRQCVQLCVLPWGALDGGGWKVPDGLAAPELARLLGTYARRVHTPRGSTAVSGLELVTALRPPTRPVRTGSGWTSGPVEGSRARAFDAAPPEVPDEHPLAAEREDDAVLVTEAWDWHRPLTAREEAAPFAVGLDVNMAFLAAAGRLNVPLSEPVHELDPVFDKKTPGSWRADLSGLVLDPLLPNPFTADGSAPTGPAWYSTAKLAYAVELGAEVRPSEGWLRHESGPYLDPWHKRLRQAYVDTMAALGVPLDLADRDPAAFLAAMAALGEGDPAELAVLGAVKQTAKGTIGKFRERPRGLGYRPGQRWAALDRPTWDPLVRALVIDTATVNLHRKLARLHAELGTPPLAVLSDCAVFAAPGPSAPDVLRRPDGGLSTALRLGVSPGHVKFEGSRPIAEIRELLADGANPARHIKTGGLVSADE from the coding sequence GTGACCGGCACCCCGGACGCCATCGGCGCCCTCCTCGGATCCGGCCCCCGGCGGGCCGTCCCGCTGCCCGAACCGGCCGAACGCGAACGCCTGCGGGTGCGGTACGGGCTCGGCAAGGCCGAGACCGCGCAGGCCCTCGGCGTCAGCACCGGCACGCTCACCGCCTGGGAGCAGGGCCGCCGCGACCCGCAGGGCGAGGGCCGGGCCGCGTACGCGCGCCTGCTGGAGGGCATCGCCGCGCAGCTCGGACCGGAGGAGCAGCCTTCCGCCGGGCCGGAATTCGCACCAGAAGCACAGGAACAGGCACAGGCACAGGCACCAGCAGAAGTAGAAGCAGCATCGGCGGCGGTGGAGGCCGTGGCGCCGCCGCAGCAGGCGGTGATGCTCGATCAGCATCCGGACGGTTCGCTGGTGATGGCCGATGCCGCGCCGTGCGTGCAGTGCGGGCAGCCGTCGGTGTACCGCGCGCAGGGTCGGCCGATGCACCTGGGCGGCTTCTGCCGTCCGCCGATGCCCACGGCCGCCGCCGCACCGGCGCCCGTAGCCGCGCCCGTGCTCGCGCCCGCGCCCGTGCTCGCGCCCGCGCCCGTGCTCGCGCCCGCGCCCGCGGTGACCCCGGTCCCGGCCCCGGCCGTGGCGCAGGCTCTGGTGTCCGGCCGGCCGTCGGCGTCCGCCCGTAGGGCCGGGCCCGCCGGTGGGAGGGCGCGCGGGCCTGCCGAGGCGGAGGACTGGGAGCAGGCCGCCGCCGCGCGCTTCCCGGCCGGGCCGCTGGCCGTGGTGGAGGTGGCGGCGGACGGGCTCGGGCTGGTCGCGTACGGCGCGGACGGTGTGGAGCTGCCCGGGGAGCGTCCGGCCGGGCGGGGCCTGGCGGGGCTGCTGGAGTGGGCGCTGGCGGTGCGGCTCGGTTCGCCCCGGCTGCACCGGTACGGCAAGGACGGCGACCCGCTGGTGGTGCTGACCGACACCGCCGCCGCCGAACTCGGCCTGCCGCCCGCCGGGCGCGACGAGAAGACCCAGTACGTCGCCCGGCTCGGCCGACTGCCCGACACCCACAAGCAGGTCAAGGCACTGGCCAGGGACGGCTGGCAGCTCACCCGGCGCGGCTTCGGCCCCTGGGCCCGGATCTACCGCGAACCCGAGGCCGGTCGTCGGCAGTGCGTGCAGCTGTGCGTGCTGCCGTGGGGCGCGCTGGACGGCGGCGGCTGGAAGGTCCCGGACGGGCTCGCCGCGCCCGAACTCGCCCGCCTGCTCGGCACGTACGCCCGCCGGGTGCACACCCCGCGCGGCTCCACCGCCGTCTCCGGGCTGGAACTCGTCACCGCGCTGCGCCCGCCGACCAGGCCGGTGCGCACCGGCAGCGGCTGGACGTCCGGCCCGGTGGAGGGCTCCCGGGCCCGGGCGTTCGACGCCGCGCCGCCCGAGGTGCCCGACGAGCACCCGCTGGCCGCCGAACGCGAGGACGACGCCGTCCTGGTCACCGAGGCCTGGGACTGGCACCGCCCGCTCACCGCACGGGAGGAGGCCGCGCCGTTCGCCGTCGGGCTCGACGTCAACATGGCCTTCCTCGCCGCCGCCGGGCGGCTCAACGTCCCGCTCTCCGAGCCCGTCCACGAACTGGACCCGGTCTTCGACAAGAAGACGCCGGGCAGTTGGCGGGCCGACCTCAGCGGCCTCGTCCTCGACCCGCTGCTGCCCAACCCGTTCACCGCGGACGGCAGCGCCCCCACCGGCCCGGCCTGGTACAGCACCGCCAAACTCGCGTACGCCGTCGAGCTCGGCGCCGAGGTCCGCCCCAGCGAGGGCTGGCTGCGCCACGAGTCGGGTCCCTACCTCGACCCGTGGCACAAGCGGCTGCGACAGGCGTACGTCGACACCATGGCCGCGCTCGGCGTCCCGCTCGACCTCGCCGACCGGGACCCGGCGGCCTTCCTGGCGGCGATGGCCGCGCTAGGTGAGGGCGACCCGGCCGAACTGGCCGTGCTCGGGGCGGTCAAACAGACCGCCAAGGGCACCATCGGCAAGTTCCGCGAACGTCCGCGCGGCCTCGGCTACCGCCCCGGCCAGCGCTGGGCCGCCCTCGACCGCCCCACCTGGGACCCGCTGGTGCGCGCCCTGGTGATCGACACCGCCACCGTCAACCTGCACCGCAAACTCGCCCGGCTGCACGCCGAACTCGGCACCCCGCCGCTCGCCGTGCTCTCCGATTGCGCGGTCTTCGCCGCCCCCGGCCCCTCCGCGCCGGACGTGCTGCGCCGTCCCGACGGCGGCCTGAGCACCGCGCTGCGGCTCGGCGTCTCACCCGGGCACGTCAAGTTCGAGGGCAGCCGGCCGATCGCCGAGATCCGCGAGCTGCTCGCCGACGGCGCCAACCCGGCCCGCCACATCAAGACCGGCGGCCTGGTCTCCGCCGACGAGTGA
- a CDS encoding helix-turn-helix transcriptional regulator yields the protein MGEIDEGLERVARTRPIPRTVPARVRYLVKRAKGSTRAVAAELGVSQRTVQRWLKGTIAPKPDAARRIEDRVRATWQPGVRRRVRRRAEEQGFMLHIQARFGYSAAGGSTDDPRERLITQHLPGDVARELYAARDAGAGEGEQQRILAAALQEHYFKDRGRRAEGLTAEINDLGWLELEV from the coding sequence GTGGGGGAGATCGACGAAGGACTCGAACGGGTCGCGCGGACCAGGCCGATCCCGCGCACCGTGCCCGCCCGGGTCCGGTACCTGGTCAAGCGCGCCAAGGGCTCCACCCGGGCGGTCGCCGCCGAACTCGGCGTCTCCCAGCGCACCGTGCAGCGCTGGCTCAAGGGCACCATCGCCCCCAAGCCGGACGCCGCCCGCCGGATCGAGGACCGGGTGCGCGCCACCTGGCAGCCCGGCGTGCGCCGCCGGGTCCGCCGCCGCGCCGAGGAGCAGGGCTTCATGCTGCACATCCAGGCCAGGTTCGGGTACAGCGCGGCGGGCGGCTCCACCGACGACCCGCGCGAGCGGCTGATCACCCAACACCTGCCCGGCGACGTCGCCCGCGAGCTCTACGCGGCCCGCGACGCCGGGGCCGGCGAGGGCGAGCAGCAGCGCATCCTGGCCGCCGCCCTCCAGGAGCACTACTTCAAGGACCGGGGCCGCCGCGCCGAGGGCCTGACCGCCGAGATCAACGACCTCGGCTGGCTGGAGCTGGAAGTCTGA
- a CDS encoding 5-carboxymethyl-2-hydroxymuconate Delta-isomerase, protein MPQILIDHSPGLEFDVLGFAKEVHQLIPEVIDTRVDDCKTLVRPAAWHLVGDGASTEAVVMVEIKILAGRSAGARGTLTARVTDLLRGYVRVPAAFCVEVTELDRETYVFVDHPGR, encoded by the coding sequence GTGCCGCAGATCCTGATTGACCACTCGCCGGGCCTGGAGTTCGACGTGCTGGGCTTCGCGAAGGAGGTGCACCAGCTGATCCCCGAGGTCATCGACACCCGGGTGGACGACTGCAAGACCCTGGTGCGCCCGGCCGCGTGGCACCTGGTCGGTGACGGCGCTTCGACGGAGGCCGTGGTGATGGTGGAGATCAAGATCCTGGCCGGTCGCAGCGCCGGGGCCCGGGGCACCCTCACGGCCCGGGTGACCGACCTGCTGCGCGGGTACGTCCGGGTGCCGGCCGCGTTCTGCGTGGAGGTCACCGAACTCGACCGGGAGACCTACGTGTTCGTCGACCATCCCGGGCGGTGA